The Gadus macrocephalus chromosome 9, ASM3116895v1 genomic interval CTTACCTAGGTAGGCAGACAGGTAGACCGTCAAGTTGTTGGAGGGGCGTATTTCAGGCCTACGACAACCGCAGACGCCAGTTACTTGGTTTTGTTCGTCAGAGCATATCATTGATTACTGTTGGGATCAAAAATACGAAGAAAAATGCTTTCCACAAATATGCCATGCATGCAAATGTGTTGAGGCTTCGGTTGGACTTGCAGGGTATCCATAGATCCGTTCAGAAAGAGAATTACTGATCAAATCATAATTTATTTACAAGGGGCATTGGATGCTGATGATTCAGCCAAATATTTATGCTGACATGAACCCAATGAAACTAACAGGCTATCATaattcaatctttttttttaagttcacTGATATTTAAAGTTCAATATTTGCTTTGATTGGTCTGATGTGCATTATttataatgcatgaatttattttgTATAAATTAAAAACATAACATTTGTTTTGTAGGAATGTGGATAAGGACGAGAAGCCAGAAGGAAACGGGCCACATGAGGAATGACCgacacctcttcctcccctttaCTTTAATCACTACATCTTATTTTGCACTTGAATGTTCATCTTCCATTCCAAATAAGTGCTTTGTGATGAATGTGGACGACTTTTAAACCGAACATTATTCAACCATAACGgaattgcaaaataaatatataaactgcATTTGAAATCACACTGAACTCATGCTTGAATTTTTTGCTGTGCGTGTGTTAACCCCCTCAATCAATTCTATGCATACTAGTAGCTCACTGAATGAATGAGGGGAAGCCATATCAGTTCCACTATGATTTCACGTGAGCCTGGACCTCGGAGCGGATCCACAGAtgtttttcgtgtgtgtgtgaagcagagGGTCGTGTATAGGGCCGTCTGCTCAGCCCGGCTTGGCAGCGTCTGCCCCCGGCCCGCCCCGGAGACTGGATGTGACAATTGAGGGCTGATGACAGTCTGCAGAGGGGACTGTCAGCCTTTCTGGAGCCCCAGGGGGTGGGTGGCTAGCTGGGTGGGGATAGACGGACATGGTGAAGGGACGATGTAAAAGGGGCAAATGGGATTCAAATggaaaaggaggaggggggtagaCGGCTTTTatctataccccccccccccccccccccccccaacctactCCACATATAtctgaagtcctctactccgaATGGGGTACCATCTTTGATGTGGTGGTCCAGGTGCGGTGTGTCTGTTAAAAGGAGAAGCCTGTACAATATGGTTCGTATCTTAAGGAGCGAAATATGAAGACAGTATAGCCCCTAGCCGTATCTTTTTATACTGAAAGTATAAAGTTGGAGGTAGTGTTACTTGTACAGattgtactcacacacacatggagaaatAACATCGATTTGTAAGTATTATCAAAGGTAATCTAGTTATTTGTCTTGTCCGGCCAGACGGTCTAGCAGCACTTGTGTATTTACTCCATATTGGTTTTTAGGATCTGGTCGTTCATACTCTCACTCGTTGGCGGTTTCttctaaataaacacaaaatgctACACTGAACCTAAACATAACGCCATTTTACGAAACCTATCTAAATGTATGAAATCCATTTTCTTCAAAGCCACCGGCTGGGGCCTGTCAAGTGGACCGGTGGCCAACGGTATGAGCCATCACataacccgccccccccccccccccacctctgctGTCATTAGCCGTGCGAGTACTTCACATTAGCAAGACAAACACAGCGTCTACACAGCAGCCATTAAGGCCCACAACAGACCCCCTGCTGGTCTGACTGCAGGGGGAGCTTGTTTAACGCGGGCACCCCATTGTTCTCCCAAATTGGTCTTTGACTAATTGCCCATTTAGTCCCCTCTAGCTGGCTGCCATCGTCTGCGCAGGCCAGACCAGCCCGCAGGAGCAGCCCACACTCGTCACATCAGGCTGTAAAGGCCTGCATGGCTGGGGCCGCTGATGGGCCTGCCTGCCTGGTTGGATGGCTGTTTGGGTGGCTGGGATAGTTTTCAGGGATGAGATAAATGGAACGAGGGGAGAGGGGCCGGTGAGACTGGGCTTTCCCCCTGGCACGTCTCAAATCCCACACAGGGACCCTAACCAGTCACAGATAACGGATCCCCGCCTCAGGGCGAGCTCCAAACAAATGTATTGATTACACCTAACATGTGGCTATTGTTGCACCAAGTGCACGAGAGACGGTGGGCTGAGGGCTCAGTGAGGCAAACGAGCTCACGTCTGCTGAGGCTCACTCGCTCTCAAACCGCTCTTATGAATTCAGTTACTTGTTGAAAACAAAAATGTGTTCTTGGTTCAATTCCACAGCCTACCTTTTAGGCAAGACTTGAAACCTGTATTCACTGTGAATCGCTTTGGATTCAAAGTACCTACTAAACCTTCTCAATATTAATGTCTCACAGTCCTGACAATCTTTAGCAAAATAATTCGGTGactaagataaaaaaaaaaacgttttaagGGGGCAAAGTTGACATAAATTTACATTGTTGTTCTTCTCTGGCTCATTTCCAAAGGTTAATTTTCTGTGCATGTGCAGGCTTGTAACACCACTGTATCAGACAGATTAATACCCAGAGACACCAGCGAGAGTTGGGAGGTAATTACCATGTGAATCAAGAGTTTGTGTTGCTGGCAGATCAAAGCCAGGTGGGCTAGTAAACACCGCTCTCACTTAATTAGAAACCAATCAGGGGCCTTTTGAAGCAAAATTAGCGAACGAGGGCACATGAAAGAGACCTGTGTTGTGAGGgagcctgcctgtctgtctacacAACCCTCAGAGACGAACCAACTCTCCCCCAGAATGATGTTTAACTCTGCGGATCATTTAGTTGGCCCACGCCTCAGTTCAGTTTTCCTTTTCTTGAACAAATACAATCCAAAAAAAACGTTGACAATTACCTGCTCtcagaaaatataaaatatatatcttcATTGAGCTCTTAAACAGAAATTATTAtaagatatatatttaaactCAGCTGTCAGTTGACCATTATAAACAAATGTTTATTAGATATTAGATGCATTATTAGATAAGTTACATATCCACGTTATCTTTCAAGTTAAAACGATGTGTAAAAACTAACCGAAAACTCCCATGGCTGTATTTCAGTCGTGtgtaattcacacacacacacacacacacacacacacacacacacccccaacaccaccaacaaccgaccccccccccgccacatgcacacatatacacacccatattatatacccccccccctcactgtctgCAGTCCTCACAAACACAGTCGTTGTCTCCATGAGCGCCATTGATAGGTACTTGATAACAGACTAACTGACTCACCGCAGGgggggctggctggctggctgggccGCCCCTATATAAAGCGCAGCGTGGCCTGCAGAGGAGACACACACTACTCTCATCTGCTGCTGCAAGACTTCAGCAGCACTTGGCTTCAATCCTTCAACTCCCTCGGATCCTCTGCACTTTAAACCCAGAAGAACAAGCGCTCCACAATGTCCGTCGCCGCCGTTTTCCTCGCCCTCTCCGTCGCCATGGCTCTCCTGGCCCTTCCCTGCCTCTCGAGTGGCTTCGACCTGGGACAGTCCACCCGCTGCGTGGCCATCCCCAGCCGGTTGACTTTGTGCCAGAACGTGGGCTACTCTGAGATGCGCCTGCCCAACTTCCTGGGCCACAGCAGCCTGGACGGGGAGGTGGTTCCCCGTTCCGAGGACTGGAGGTCCCTGCTGCAGACGGGCTGCCACCCCCAGGCCCAGGCCTTCCTCTGCTCCCTGATCGCACCGGTCTGCCTCGACACGTAAGGACCGCTTTTCACTGTGTTCTGAATCAAATTAATTCATTTAAACAACGTAGGATTGCTAAAGCTTCATATGGTGTTCTTAAGTGTTGATACATCCAATTGTTTATTCTGACTTGATGCTAACCCTGTCTTTGTTCACTCTCTCCAGGTTCGTCCTGCCTTGCCGTAGCCTGTGCACGGCGGTGAGGGACAGCTGCGCTCCAGTGCTGGCCTGCCAGGGCCAAGCTTGGCCCGAGGCCCTCGACTGTGCCCGCTTCCCCGCTGAGGAGGACATGTGCCTGTCCCCGCACCCAAAGTTCCCCCAGTTCACCAAAGGTACGTTCCAACCTCCTCACATTACAACAGCTTCTTATTTGGCTCATAATTATGATTTTTGTTCGTAATAATGTTTTGCTTATAATCAGCTGAAAGGCTTTCAATTTCACTGAAATGTGAACTCATGTTCTATTGTTTTCTTTATCACAGACTTGCCTAAACCTGCCTGTCAGAACTGCCCATCGGTGGAAGAGTACCCTACAATGAAAGGGGTTCTGGACACCT includes:
- the szl gene encoding sizzled yields the protein MSVAAVFLALSVAMALLALPCLSSGFDLGQSTRCVAIPSRLTLCQNVGYSEMRLPNFLGHSSLDGEVVPRSEDWRSLLQTGCHPQAQAFLCSLIAPVCLDTFVLPCRSLCTAVRDSCAPVLACQGQAWPEALDCARFPAEEDMCLSPHPKFPQFTKDLPKPACQNCPSVEEYPTMKGVLDTLCQHDFAVTAKLHRRRLPSGEPEFQVDGRVEFIRQGPLLPYDTQHLLQQWLLINLRCAHALVRPGRSQLYLIVGTVQADTTLAITRLFPWHKKDANIATATRKWKHHRC